In Candidatus Neomarinimicrobiota bacterium, the following proteins share a genomic window:
- a CDS encoding STAS domain-containing protein — MDFLSRFYGDTLIFKPKNVLLDNLGTLRFKRELMMALSKGEIKTIIINLSTVKMHDSTGLGALLFARRYTLGKGGECVLVFPAPKVLNQLKQSKLTGSFRIIDKDEEYQALKKELEESLNIPEHLAEEEELEELEEEEDNGQEKIIYNGMPEPKIPNDDDFTFEE; from the coding sequence ATGGATTTTCTCAGCAGATTTTATGGTGACACCCTCATTTTTAAACCGAAGAATGTCCTTTTGGATAATCTGGGAACCCTGAGGTTTAAAAGGGAATTGATGATGGCCCTCAGCAAGGGAGAGATCAAAACCATCATTATCAATTTATCCACGGTGAAGATGCATGATAGTACAGGATTGGGAGCTTTGCTTTTCGCCCGGAGATACACTCTCGGAAAAGGAGGAGAGTGTGTGCTTGTGTTTCCGGCTCCCAAGGTCTTGAATCAGCTGAAACAATCCAAGTTGACCGGTTCTTTCCGGATTATTGATAAAGATGAAGAGTATCAGGCACTTAAAAAAGAGCTGGAAGAATCCCTGAACATTCCTGAACATCTGGCAGAGGAAGAAGAGTTGGAGGAACTGGAGGAAGAAGAGGATAACGGGCAGGAGAAGATAATTTACAACGGTATGCCCGAACCGAAAATCCCCAACGACGATGATTTTACCTTTGAAGAGTAA
- a CDS encoding DNA recombination protein RmuC, producing MTDILIIGSTALILIILIIMLIHLRPKRFESIIREEFTPLRDSLITQQGKIEDLPEKTESRLKEYQSRLFTELKDILHRAQLESTGQISTFQEHLSTVLGKNSKQLTEEFGLFKDNLNQILTRNFEKLTETTENKLTQIDRKVLENLNEGFKKTNETFNNVIERLAKIDEAQRKIDSLSTNVISLQDILTDKKSRGIFGEVQLHQILSVVFGDRNEQIYRLQHTLSNGMVADAVLFIPEPTGMICIDSKFPLENFKRMTDQSLDELQRKRSADLFKKDIRKHIDDIASKYIIPGETSSQAIMFLPAEAIFAEIHAYHYDLVDYSWRHKVSMVSPSTFLALLNTTQTVLNDMKRKEYADIIQKEIIKLARDFKRYRIRWDNLTKHIDTVQKDVKEIHTSTEKITKSFDRISNVEIEQEEEPVSQLKPGNGGLSEKD from the coding sequence ATGACAGATATCCTGATCATCGGAAGTACAGCCCTTATTCTTATAATCCTGATTATCATGCTCATTCACCTGAGGCCGAAGCGGTTTGAATCCATTATCAGGGAGGAATTCACCCCCCTTCGGGATTCACTCATCACCCAGCAGGGAAAGATTGAAGACCTGCCGGAAAAAACCGAATCGCGCCTGAAAGAGTACCAGTCCCGCCTTTTTACGGAACTGAAGGATATCCTTCACCGTGCCCAGCTTGAATCCACAGGGCAAATCAGCACCTTTCAGGAACACTTATCCACAGTCCTTGGAAAAAACAGCAAACAGCTTACAGAAGAATTCGGCCTGTTCAAGGATAATCTGAACCAGATATTAACACGGAATTTTGAAAAGCTTACGGAAACAACGGAAAACAAGCTGACTCAGATAGACCGGAAAGTTCTGGAAAACCTGAATGAGGGTTTTAAAAAGACCAATGAAACCTTTAACAATGTGATAGAACGGTTGGCAAAAATCGATGAGGCCCAACGGAAAATCGACAGTCTTTCCACCAATGTCATCTCCCTTCAGGATATCCTCACAGATAAAAAAAGCCGGGGTATATTCGGAGAGGTACAGCTTCATCAGATTTTAAGTGTCGTCTTCGGGGACCGGAACGAGCAGATTTACCGCCTGCAACATACCTTATCCAACGGCATGGTGGCAGATGCCGTGCTTTTTATTCCCGAACCCACGGGCATGATCTGCATCGACTCCAAATTCCCGCTGGAAAATTTCAAGCGCATGACGGACCAGTCCCTGGACGAGTTGCAGCGAAAACGAAGTGCCGACCTGTTCAAGAAAGACATCCGAAAGCATATCGACGATATTGCCTCGAAATATATCATACCGGGAGAAACGTCCTCACAAGCCATTATGTTTTTGCCTGCGGAAGCCATTTTTGCAGAGATTCATGCCTATCATTACGACCTTGTAGACTACTCCTGGAGACACAAAGTCAGCATGGTTTCCCCTTCCACCTTTCTGGCGCTGCTGAATACCACCCAGACCGTCCTCAATGACATGAAAAGAAAAGAATACGCGGATATCATCCAGAAAGAAATCATAAAGCTGGCCCGGGATTTCAAGCGGTACCGGATCCGCTGGGATAATCTGACTAAACATATCGACACGGTACAGAAAGACGTGAAAGAGATTCATACATCGACGGAAAAAATCACGAAATCCTTTGACAGAATATCCAATGTGGAAATTGAACAGGAAGAGGAGCCGGTAAGTCAGCTCAAACCGGGAAACGGTGGATTATCCGAAAAGGACTGA
- the lipB gene encoding lipoyl(octanoyl) transferase LipB — MKTLTLWTPGSVEYGKAWEAQKRIHSLRRNDKIGDTLILLEHSHVYTIGRHGDRSNILFDDETLKAKGISVYEIDRGGDVTYHGPGQLVGYPIFHYKNLGFSTRRFVYSIEEVVIITLGRFGLTAKRDPLYPGVWIGSNKICAIGLRVIDGVSMHGFALNLQTDPAYFGGIIACGIQDRGVTSLEMEMEKQGRPLPDQKTVISELTNTFKSVFGFSRIQSFSDNPPFPGLS, encoded by the coding sequence ATGAAAACACTTACCCTTTGGACCCCGGGCTCTGTAGAATACGGGAAAGCCTGGGAAGCACAAAAACGAATCCATTCCCTGCGCCGTAATGATAAAATCGGCGATACTCTGATTCTTTTGGAACATTCCCATGTTTATACCATCGGCCGTCACGGGGACCGCAGCAATATTCTGTTTGATGATGAAACACTCAAGGCAAAAGGGATTTCGGTTTATGAAATTGACCGGGGTGGTGATGTAACCTACCACGGACCCGGTCAGCTGGTGGGATATCCTATTTTTCACTATAAAAACCTGGGCTTTTCTACCCGCCGTTTTGTCTATTCCATTGAAGAAGTGGTGATTATAACACTCGGCCGTTTCGGATTAACGGCAAAACGGGATCCCCTCTATCCCGGTGTGTGGATCGGTTCAAATAAGATCTGCGCTATTGGCCTCAGGGTCATTGACGGAGTGTCGATGCACGGGTTTGCCCTGAACCTTCAGACCGATCCCGCCTATTTCGGGGGAATCATTGCCTGCGGTATTCAGGATCGGGGTGTGACATCCCTGGAAATGGAAATGGAAAAACAAGGGCGCCCTCTGCCGGATCAAAAGACCGTTATTTCAGAACTTACAAACACATTTAAGAGTGTGTTCGGTTTCAGCAGGATTCAGTCCTTTTCGGATAATCCACCGTTTCCCGGTTTGAGCTGA
- the dgt gene encoding dNTP triphosphohydrolase has product MQSGFYNDFDRETLEPRGKKDYRSVFQVDRDRILYSPAFRKLQSKTQVFLSGTYDFYRTRLTHSLEVAQIGRSIANILNRNILRENAIDSDLIEGICLTHDIGNPPFGHAGEAALNELMRHAGGFEGNAQTLKIVTEKIHDSDEGGEGMKPSRAFIDGIMKYKILWSESDQKGKFLYDDQKPYLEFLSPDGTIYRERSLECSIMNWADDVAYALHDLLDGYQAGFISRKSVYEWAVNHHIKGEEEQVIQRLLDPLEYKVRFEKYIAARTGDFIENVSLIHSDHPMKEVSNRYKYTLRIPEEIIREIEVYKQVAVDLMFKSPQLEQIEFKGQYILKRIFTTFLQGNPETFFLNRRILPEEVRNRLGKIPEDDYIKSARIICDYLAEQTDQSLPRLYKRLYDPDYGSFSDLI; this is encoded by the coding sequence ATGCAATCCGGATTTTATAATGATTTTGACCGTGAAACTCTGGAACCGCGGGGCAAAAAAGATTACCGGTCTGTTTTTCAGGTAGACCGTGACCGGATTTTATACAGCCCGGCCTTTCGGAAGCTGCAAAGTAAAACCCAGGTTTTTTTAAGCGGCACCTACGATTTTTACCGCACCCGTCTGACCCACAGCCTGGAAGTGGCTCAGATCGGTCGTTCCATCGCAAATATTCTGAACCGGAATATTCTCCGGGAGAATGCCATCGATTCAGATCTTATCGAGGGAATCTGCCTGACCCATGATATTGGAAATCCCCCCTTTGGTCATGCCGGTGAAGCTGCTTTAAATGAACTGATGCGCCATGCCGGCGGTTTTGAGGGAAATGCTCAGACATTAAAAATTGTGACGGAAAAAATTCATGACAGCGACGAAGGGGGCGAAGGGATGAAGCCATCCCGGGCTTTTATCGACGGGATTATGAAATACAAGATTCTGTGGTCTGAAAGCGACCAAAAAGGGAAATTTCTCTATGATGACCAGAAACCCTACCTGGAATTCCTCAGTCCGGACGGGACTATTTACCGTGAAAGGAGCCTGGAATGCAGTATCATGAACTGGGCGGATGACGTGGCTTATGCCCTTCATGATCTTCTGGATGGCTATCAGGCAGGCTTTATTTCCCGGAAAAGTGTCTATGAATGGGCCGTGAATCACCATATAAAGGGTGAAGAGGAGCAGGTGATACAGCGCCTTCTGGATCCACTGGAATACAAAGTCCGTTTTGAAAAGTATATTGCTGCCAGGACGGGGGACTTTATTGAAAATGTCTCCCTGATTCATTCGGATCATCCCATGAAGGAAGTCAGCAACCGATACAAATACACTCTCCGGATCCCTGAAGAAATCATCCGGGAAATTGAAGTATATAAACAGGTTGCCGTTGACCTGATGTTTAAATCTCCCCAGCTGGAGCAGATTGAATTTAAAGGACAGTATATTCTGAAGCGGATCTTTACAACTTTTCTTCAGGGGAACCCCGAGACATTCTTTCTGAACCGCCGTATCCTTCCCGAAGAGGTCCGGAACCGGTTGGGCAAAATCCCTGAAGATGATTATATTAAATCCGCCCGGATAATCTGTGATTACCTGGCGGAACAAACAGACCAGTCCCTGCCACGGCTTTACAAACGGCTTTATGACCCGGATTACGGTTCTTTTTCTGATCTGATATGA
- a CDS encoding zinc-binding dehydrogenase, translating into MTEKKTESKATMKAAVFRHAYEPLTIEDVPLKPLKSTGVRISIETCSVCHTDLQFIDRGLATAKTPPLILGHEIAGVVQETGKNVTSFSARDRVIVPATISCGKCLACKSWNETQCDNLKILGNHIDGGYAETISVDQSQLVHLPDEFPFELGSLISNIFVGAFHLVYDRVNIRQGETVVIFGCGGFGLSLLQMAKLKQAQVYMVDIFDWKLNIARDYGADGVLNSNKCKVCEEGVCEMIRGKADVVIETIGTPRTMVQAMNVLHKGGRLVLSGYSDNTIPFLVGRIIMDEVSLIGSVGAPKREIPDVIKLLKDRKIRWREMVSGHYPLSRINEAFNALRMGHSIRTMVHPNQQES; encoded by the coding sequence ATGACTGAAAAGAAAACAGAATCAAAAGCCACCATGAAAGCGGCTGTCTTTCGTCATGCGTATGAACCCCTTACCATAGAAGATGTTCCTCTCAAGCCCCTTAAATCCACCGGTGTCCGTATCAGTATAGAAACCTGTTCGGTTTGCCATACCGATTTGCAATTTATTGACCGGGGTTTGGCCACAGCCAAGACTCCGCCTCTGATTCTGGGGCATGAAATTGCCGGAGTGGTTCAGGAAACGGGGAAAAACGTAACCAGCTTCAGCGCAAGGGACCGTGTAATTGTGCCGGCGACCATCAGTTGCGGTAAGTGCCTGGCCTGTAAATCCTGGAATGAAACCCAGTGTGATAATCTGAAAATCCTGGGAAATCACATCGACGGCGGATATGCCGAAACCATCTCTGTGGACCAGAGTCAGTTGGTTCACCTTCCTGATGAATTCCCCTTCGAATTGGGAAGCCTGATCAGCAATATATTTGTCGGTGCCTTTCATCTCGTGTACGATCGTGTGAATATCCGGCAGGGTGAAACGGTGGTTATTTTCGGATGCGGCGGCTTTGGCCTTTCTCTGCTTCAGATGGCGAAGTTGAAACAGGCCCAGGTGTATATGGTGGATATTTTTGACTGGAAACTTAATATTGCCCGGGATTATGGTGCCGACGGGGTGCTGAATTCCAACAAGTGTAAAGTGTGTGAAGAAGGGGTATGCGAAATGATTCGCGGGAAAGCCGACGTGGTGATTGAAACCATCGGAACCCCCCGGACTATGGTACAGGCCATGAATGTCCTTCACAAGGGCGGACGCCTGGTCCTGAGCGGCTATTCAGACAACACAATTCCCTTCCTGGTGGGACGGATTATCATGGATGAGGTGTCCCTGATCGGTTCGGTAGGGGCACCCAAGCGGGAAATCCCAGACGTGATTAAACTTTTAAAGGACCGTAAGATCCGCTGGCGGGAAATGGTATCCGGACATTATCCTCTTTCCCGGATCAATGAAGCCTTCAATGCCTTGAGAATGGGGCATTCCATCCGGACGATGGTACATCCCAATCAACAGGAATCATGA
- a CDS encoding DUF1460 domain-containing protein, translated as MPHKKIIRVITLYILLTFPFISVQGGKIPENTAVISTLSHVQIDSMLQQNASGNATITDRIAYYSRLFLGMPYSWTATGDGEWALLENQPLYNLDSTNCMVYCEHVLALSISDSWDNFFNNLQQIRYQDGIMGMRTRNHYTMADWLPENRWLLSNVSRKVGGRNTRTLTRKISHKAFFRDKGIRDLRYIKPDRTLSVDYIPLKDLNTVEDRFQNGDILALLSANKDNIFSAHMLIMIKNEKGLFIREASNSQWTTFETPWKTWLEKIQKSPHYAGLAVMRVHAKLNKPGRIILPWEIHSMK; from the coding sequence ATGCCACATAAGAAAATTATCCGGGTCATTACCCTGTATATCCTGCTGACTTTCCCCTTCATTTCGGTTCAGGGCGGGAAAATCCCAGAAAATACAGCGGTTATTTCCACCCTGTCCCATGTTCAGATTGATTCCATGCTTCAACAGAACGCTTCAGGCAATGCCACGATTACAGACCGGATAGCCTATTATTCCCGTCTTTTTCTGGGGATGCCATACAGTTGGACCGCCACGGGAGACGGTGAATGGGCATTGCTGGAGAATCAACCGCTTTACAACCTGGATTCAACCAATTGCATGGTGTACTGCGAACACGTCCTGGCTTTATCCATATCTGACAGCTGGGACAATTTTTTCAACAATCTTCAGCAAATTCGCTATCAAGACGGCATCATGGGCATGCGGACGCGAAATCATTACACCATGGCGGACTGGTTGCCGGAAAACCGCTGGCTTTTGAGTAATGTGAGCAGGAAAGTAGGGGGACGCAATACCCGGACCCTGACCCGTAAGATATCACATAAAGCATTTTTCCGGGATAAGGGGATTCGCGATTTGCGCTACATCAAACCAGACCGGACCCTGAGTGTGGATTATATCCCCCTGAAAGATCTGAATACGGTGGAGGACCGCTTTCAAAACGGGGATATTCTGGCCCTCCTTTCAGCTAATAAAGACAATATCTTTTCGGCACACATGCTGATTATGATAAAAAATGAGAAAGGATTGTTCATCCGGGAAGCATCCAACAGCCAATGGACCACATTTGAAACCCCCTGGAAAACATGGTTGGAAAAAATACAAAAGAGTCCGCACTATGCCGGACTGGCCGTCATGCGGGTTCATGCGAAGTTGAACAAACCCGGTCGGATTATTCTTCCCTGGGAAATCCACTCCATGAAATAA
- a CDS encoding dienelactone hydrolase family protein — MKGPVFLLIIILFLTGCASIRPSEPSIPEYTPYVYTAGADTLPYRLLEPAKTGRGELYPLVVFLHGSGERGNDNTRQLTHGTYLFQKPENVQDYPCFVLAPQCPEGNRWVDAAWDSSVHRMPENPSKPLQMVHDLILKLTTSLPVDPDRIYVTGLSMGGFGTWDMLARWPDIFAAGVPICGGGDTSTAPRIAHIPVWFFHSSDDGVVPVELSRNMALALEKAGAVFRYTEYNDTGHGAWKPAYEEPELLPWLFSHKKSPK; from the coding sequence GTGAAAGGACCCGTCTTTTTATTGATCATTATACTTTTTCTGACCGGATGTGCTTCTATCCGGCCGTCAGAGCCGTCTATTCCCGAATATACACCTTATGTGTACACCGCCGGAGCCGATACTCTGCCATACCGCTTACTTGAACCGGCAAAAACCGGGCGGGGAGAATTGTATCCTCTGGTTGTCTTTCTTCACGGATCAGGAGAACGGGGCAATGACAACACACGGCAATTAACACATGGAACCTACCTGTTCCAAAAACCTGAAAATGTTCAGGATTACCCCTGTTTTGTACTGGCTCCCCAGTGTCCCGAAGGCAACCGCTGGGTCGATGCCGCCTGGGATTCTTCAGTCCACCGGATGCCGGAAAATCCTTCAAAACCTCTTCAAATGGTCCACGACCTGATTTTGAAACTGACGACAAGCCTGCCTGTCGATCCGGACCGGATTTATGTAACGGGTCTGTCCATGGGAGGATTTGGCACCTGGGATATGCTGGCACGCTGGCCGGATATATTTGCAGCGGGAGTTCCCATTTGCGGTGGCGGGGATACATCTACGGCACCCCGGATCGCCCATATCCCGGTGTGGTTTTTTCACAGTTCCGATGATGGAGTAGTCCCGGTGGAATTATCCCGCAACATGGCTTTAGCTCTTGAGAAAGCCGGTGCCGTTTTCAGGTATACGGAATATAACGATACAGGACACGGGGCCTGGAAACCGGCGTATGAGGAACCGGAGCTGCTTCCCTGGCTATTTTCACATAAAAAATCCCCGAAGTGA